Proteins encoded together in one Streptomyces rubradiris window:
- a CDS encoding MFS transporter produces the protein MPVAVFVLGFAIFCLNTTEVMVAGLLPSLSDGLDVSITAAGNLVTVFALGMVFGGPLLTLLLMRAPRKTAMVLMMVLFLAGQTIGALATAYWTMVIARVVTALATAAFFGLAASVCANLVPPDRTGRALAIVFGGFMVANVFGLPLATFIDQLMGWRAAFWAVDVLVALCLILVLFTIKRAPAPRGLDVRSELAVFRSGRLWGAFTTNALLIGGVFATFAYLSPVLTKVAGFTEGIVPLLFVLYGVGTVIGNIVLGRLADAHTLRILWLGGAVLAVLLGLYALVASDQVLSLVALFLLGFTGLPLNPAMASRVMSLSNSGALINTMNTAAVCAGITLGTWLAGMGVDAFGYRAPMWVGALLALGALATLLLARITDRRHAERGRPAPADLESAASA, from the coding sequence GGCTGCTCCCGTCCCTCTCGGACGGACTCGACGTGTCGATCACCGCCGCGGGCAACCTGGTCACCGTCTTCGCCCTCGGCATGGTCTTCGGCGGCCCGCTGCTGACGCTCCTGCTCATGCGGGCCCCCCGCAAGACGGCGATGGTCCTGATGATGGTGCTGTTCCTGGCGGGACAGACCATCGGTGCCCTGGCCACCGCCTACTGGACCATGGTGATCGCCCGCGTCGTCACGGCCCTGGCCACCGCGGCCTTCTTCGGGCTCGCCGCCTCGGTGTGCGCCAACCTGGTCCCCCCGGACCGGACCGGCCGCGCGCTGGCCATCGTCTTCGGCGGCTTCATGGTGGCCAACGTCTTCGGCCTGCCTCTCGCGACCTTCATCGACCAGCTCATGGGGTGGCGGGCCGCCTTCTGGGCCGTGGACGTCCTCGTCGCCCTGTGCCTGATACTCGTGCTGTTCACCATCAAGCGCGCCCCCGCCCCGCGCGGCCTGGACGTCCGGTCGGAGCTGGCGGTCTTCCGCAGCGGCCGGCTCTGGGGCGCCTTCACCACCAACGCCCTGCTGATCGGCGGGGTGTTCGCCACCTTCGCCTACCTGTCCCCGGTGCTGACCAAGGTGGCGGGCTTCACCGAGGGCATCGTCCCGCTGCTGTTCGTGCTGTACGGCGTGGGCACCGTCATCGGCAACATCGTCCTCGGGCGGCTGGCCGACGCGCACACGCTGCGCATCCTCTGGCTGGGCGGTGCCGTCCTGGCGGTGCTCCTGGGTCTGTACGCGCTCGTGGCGAGCGACCAAGTCCTCAGTCTGGTCGCACTGTTCCTGCTGGGCTTCACGGGGCTGCCGCTCAACCCGGCCATGGCCTCGCGCGTCATGAGCCTGTCCAACAGCGGCGCCCTGATCAACACCATGAACACGGCGGCCGTCTGCGCGGGCATCACCCTCGGCACCTGGCTGGCCGGAATGGGCGTCGACGCCTTCGGGTACCGCGCCCCGATGTGGGTCGGCGCGCTGCTCGCGCTCGGCGCTCTGGCCACCCTCCTGCTCGCGCGGATCACCGACCGGCGTCACGCGGAGCGCGGCCGCCCCGCCCCGGCGGACCTGGAATCCGCGGCGAGTGCCTGA
- a CDS encoding TetR/AcrR family transcriptional regulator, with product MGRPRKFDETRALTAVMHTFWQRGYEATSTRDLAESTGMGLSSLSNAFGDKRRLYLRALRRYYETNTAVQTELLRQPGPVKDRVRALMTQAIDIDLADPPSSGCLIMNASMERANTDPEVAQEVRRHFTTVEQAVCSALAEGQRDGEITRDQDAVALTHHVLSTYYGLRVLARVQPDRTALMNVVETLLAKL from the coding sequence ATGGGGAGGCCCAGGAAGTTCGACGAGACGCGCGCCCTCACCGCGGTCATGCACACCTTCTGGCAGCGCGGTTACGAGGCGACCTCCACCCGTGACCTGGCCGAATCCACCGGCATGGGCCTGTCGAGCCTGTCCAACGCCTTCGGCGACAAGCGCCGGCTGTACCTGCGCGCTCTGCGCCGCTACTACGAGACGAACACCGCCGTGCAGACAGAGCTGCTGCGACAGCCCGGCCCGGTCAAGGACCGCGTGCGCGCCCTGATGACGCAGGCGATCGACATCGACCTCGCGGACCCGCCCTCCTCGGGCTGCCTCATCATGAACGCCTCGATGGAACGGGCCAACACCGACCCCGAGGTGGCCCAGGAGGTGCGGCGCCACTTCACCACCGTGGAACAAGCGGTGTGCTCCGCACTCGCCGAAGGACAGCGCGACGGAGAGATCACCCGCGACCAGGACGCCGTCGCGCTGACCCATCACGTCCTGTCCACCTACTACGGCCTGCGCGTGCTCGCGCGCGTACAGCCCGACCGTACGGCCCTGATGAACGTGGTGGAGACCTTGCTGGCCAAGCTGTGA
- a CDS encoding ScbR family autoregulator-binding transcription factor: protein MRTRAVLVRAAAETFAEYGFAGTTVSRIAERAGLTLGAMYFHFKSKEELARLILTSQPEPVVPPLDSRGLQHAVDLTLAWAYELPGNPVLQAGARLVLEQRLFTEPHVNSHRRWTGLLLEDLEQARRRRELRAGVDTEACARLIVSSCTGAQIQSRPKTSYRDLPARVEEMWRCLLPALAVPSAAKKVRFGEERVRAASL from the coding sequence GTGCGCACCCGTGCCGTCCTCGTTCGCGCGGCGGCCGAGACGTTCGCGGAATACGGCTTCGCCGGTACGACCGTCTCGCGGATCGCCGAGCGGGCCGGGCTGACCCTGGGCGCGATGTACTTCCACTTCAAGTCGAAGGAAGAGCTGGCGCGTCTGATCCTCACCAGTCAGCCGGAACCGGTGGTCCCGCCGCTGGACTCGCGAGGGCTGCAGCACGCCGTCGACCTGACGCTGGCCTGGGCCTACGAACTGCCCGGCAACCCGGTGCTCCAGGCCGGGGCGCGCCTGGTGCTGGAGCAGCGGCTGTTCACCGAGCCGCACGTGAACTCCCACCGGCGGTGGACGGGCCTCCTGCTGGAGGACCTCGAACAGGCCCGGCGCCGCCGCGAACTGCGGGCCGGCGTGGACACCGAGGCCTGTGCCCGGCTGATCGTCAGCTCCTGCACCGGCGCCCAGATCCAGTCCCGGCCGAAGACCTCGTACCGGGACCTGCCCGCGCGCGTCGAGGAGATGTGGCGGTGCCTGCTGCCCGCCCTCGCCGTGCCCAGCGCGGCCAAGAAGGTGCGGTTCGGCGAGGAGCGGGTCAGAGCGGCGTCCTTGTGA